A window of Streptomyces sp. DG1A-41 contains these coding sequences:
- a CDS encoding alpha/beta family hydrolase, whose amino-acid sequence MISQTVTVPADGAALTGDLTVPPAARAIVLFAHGSGSSRHSPRNREVAAGLRTAGLGTLLIDLLTEEEERLDVVTAELRFDIPLLGRRLVAAIDWLAQSPGTQGLPVVLFGASTGAGAALVAAAERPDRVSAVVSRGGRPDLAGDALDAVRAPVLLIVGGRDRQVLRLNEEAARRLHVPHTLHVVPGATHLFEEPGALGQVTEVARQWCHDQLRTAAG is encoded by the coding sequence ATGATCTCCCAGACGGTCACCGTGCCCGCCGACGGCGCCGCGCTCACCGGCGATCTGACCGTGCCGCCCGCCGCCCGCGCGATCGTGCTGTTCGCGCACGGCAGCGGCAGCTCCCGGCACAGCCCCCGCAACCGCGAGGTCGCCGCCGGCCTGCGCACCGCCGGACTCGGCACCCTGCTGATCGACCTGCTCACCGAGGAGGAGGAACGGCTGGACGTCGTCACCGCCGAACTCCGCTTCGACATCCCCCTGCTGGGCCGCCGGCTGGTGGCCGCCATCGACTGGCTGGCACAGTCGCCCGGCACTCAGGGCCTGCCCGTCGTGCTGTTCGGCGCCAGCACCGGCGCGGGCGCGGCCCTCGTCGCCGCCGCCGAACGCCCCGACCGGGTGTCGGCCGTCGTCTCGCGCGGTGGGCGGCCCGACCTGGCGGGCGACGCCCTGGACGCCGTCCGGGCTCCGGTGCTGCTGATCGTGGGCGGCCGGGACCGGCAGGTGCTGCGGCTCAACGAGGAAGCGGCCCGACGGCTGCACGTCCCGCACACCCTCCACGTGGTGCCCGGCGCCACCCATCTGTTCGAGGAGCCGGGCGCGCTCGGCCAGGTCACCGAGGTGGCCCGGCAGTGGTGCCACGACCAGCTGAGGACCGCGGCGGGCTGA
- a CDS encoding GlxA family transcriptional regulator — protein MTDRRIVFVVFDGFQPLDLTGPHEVFHSAGEDYACEVVAPRAGPVRSVSGLLVHAGHGVADLGPAGIDTLVVVGGRGVDRARQDQALVSWIAAAAAGARRVASVCSGVFLLAAAGLLDGRRVTTHWAREEQLAREHPEVRVDCEPIFVRDGRVWTSAGVTAGMDLALALVEDDLGREVAHAVARRLVLFLRRPGGQSQFSVALWARQPATDPLRAAVTAIHADPGARHDIAGLAAHAGLSPRHLQRRFTAELGVPPATYVERVRVEAAQRALTEGDEPVEAVARRCGFATAETLRRAFHRRLGIAPSDYRARFRSTAEPADAHHVS, from the coding sequence GTGACAGATCGCCGTATCGTCTTCGTCGTCTTCGACGGCTTCCAGCCGCTCGACCTCACCGGCCCGCACGAGGTGTTCCACAGCGCCGGCGAGGACTACGCCTGCGAGGTCGTGGCGCCCCGGGCGGGACCGGTCAGGTCGGTCAGCGGGCTGCTCGTGCACGCCGGGCACGGCGTGGCGGACCTCGGCCCGGCCGGGATCGACACGCTCGTGGTGGTGGGCGGCCGGGGTGTCGACCGGGCCCGCCAGGACCAGGCGCTGGTCTCCTGGATCGCCGCCGCGGCGGCCGGTGCCCGGCGCGTGGCCTCGGTGTGCAGCGGGGTGTTCCTGCTGGCGGCGGCGGGGCTGCTGGACGGGCGCCGGGTCACCACGCACTGGGCACGCGAGGAGCAGTTGGCCCGGGAGCACCCCGAGGTGCGCGTGGACTGTGAGCCGATCTTCGTCCGGGACGGGCGGGTGTGGACGTCGGCCGGTGTGACGGCCGGTATGGATCTGGCGCTCGCCCTGGTGGAGGACGATCTGGGCCGGGAGGTCGCGCACGCGGTGGCCCGCCGACTCGTGCTGTTCCTGCGCCGGCCGGGCGGCCAGTCGCAGTTCAGCGTGGCGTTGTGGGCACGGCAGCCGGCGACGGACCCGCTGCGGGCCGCCGTCACCGCGATCCACGCCGATCCGGGCGCCCGGCACGACATCGCCGGCCTCGCCGCACACGCCGGGCTGAGCCCACGGCACCTCCAGCGCCGTTTCACCGCCGAACTGGGCGTGCCGCCGGCCACGTACGTCGAGCGGGTGCGCGTCGAGGCGGCACAGCGCGCCCTCACCGAGGGGGACGAACCGGTCGAGGCCGTCGCCCGCCGCTGCGGCTTCGCCACCGCCGAGACCCTGCGCCGCGCGTTCCACCGCCGGCTGGGCATCGCACCGTCCGACTACCGCGCCCGCTTCCGCTCCACCGCGGAACCCGCCGACGCTCACCACGTCTCGTAG
- a CDS encoding DJ-1/PfpI family protein, with the protein MTTYGLLVFEEAEELDFVGPWEVFTVSAQLRDGADSAVLIAEHPGPVRCNKGLRVLPDHILDDHPPLDVLHVPGGRGAREVQVHNPVVTDWIGRTAERAAWVHGVCTGTFLLHAAGTARGRRVATHWSQEDTLEARGDVTVVRDARYVVDGNLVTSQGVSAGIDSALWLVGRLHGRDHARAVRRYIQYDPAPPYLADEPV; encoded by the coding sequence ATGACGACATACGGCCTGCTGGTCTTCGAGGAAGCCGAGGAGCTCGACTTCGTGGGGCCCTGGGAGGTCTTCACCGTCTCCGCCCAGCTCCGCGACGGCGCCGACTCGGCCGTGCTCATCGCCGAGCACCCAGGGCCCGTGCGCTGCAACAAGGGCCTGCGCGTCCTGCCCGACCACATCCTCGACGACCATCCGCCGCTGGACGTGCTGCATGTGCCGGGTGGCCGGGGCGCGCGCGAGGTCCAGGTGCACAACCCGGTGGTCACCGACTGGATCGGGAGGACAGCGGAGCGAGCCGCATGGGTGCATGGCGTGTGCACCGGCACGTTCCTGCTGCACGCAGCGGGTACCGCGCGGGGGCGGCGGGTGGCCACGCACTGGAGCCAGGAGGACACCCTCGAGGCCCGCGGCGATGTGACGGTCGTCCGGGACGCGCGCTATGTCGTGGACGGCAACCTGGTCACCAGCCAGGGCGTCTCGGCCGGCATCGACAGCGCGCTGTGGCTGGTCGGCCGGCTGCACGGCCGGGACCACGCGCGGGCCGTACGGCGCTACATCCAGTACGACCCGGCGCCGCCGTACCTCGCGGACGAGCCCGTCTGA
- a CDS encoding archease — MGGDRGDDGQVRQPGDCGHRAVPHPENIRIEAWAACREHCLAEAVLAMVECFADVSGVRPTAVDRVRLAEASDDDLLATLLDEIIFRLEEYGQVPVDVEADEADGGLDVRLAVTGLADVEITGAVPRAVAWNELRIGPDPYGWSCAVTVDA; from the coding sequence ATGGGCGGTGACAGGGGCGACGACGGGCAGGTACGGCAACCGGGCGACTGCGGGCACCGGGCGGTGCCGCATCCGGAGAACATCCGGATCGAGGCGTGGGCGGCGTGCCGGGAGCACTGTCTGGCCGAGGCCGTCCTGGCGATGGTGGAGTGCTTCGCGGACGTCTCCGGGGTACGTCCGACCGCCGTGGACCGGGTGCGGCTGGCCGAGGCCAGCGACGACGACCTGCTCGCCACGCTGCTGGACGAGATCATCTTCCGGCTGGAGGAGTACGGCCAGGTGCCGGTGGACGTGGAGGCGGACGAGGCCGACGGCGGCCTGGACGTACGGCTGGCGGTCACCGGCCTCGCGGACGTGGAGATCACCGGGGCGGTCCCGAGGGCGGTGGCGTGGAACGAGCTGCGGATCGGCCCGGATCCGTACGGGTGGTCGTGTGCGGTGACGGTCGACGCGTGA
- a CDS encoding CapA family protein → MGGGVVTLFLCGDVMLGRGVDQILAHPGDPALREAYVEDARSYVRLAESVHGPVPAPVDPSWPWGEALRVLDEAAPDARIVNLETSVTSGDTFAPDKEIHYRMHPANLPALAVARPDVTVLANNHVLDFGRPGLLETLDALARAGLRTAGAGRDAGQAYAPAAVLLPGGRRLLVLALGARTSGIPSGWAATADLPGVAYLPELSPATADSVLRYLRRVSRAGDLTVVSVHWGTNWGFRVPREQIRFAHALVDGGVDVVHGHSSHHPRPLEVYRDRLILYGCGDFVDDYEGITGYEEYRDDLRLAFLASVEADSGRLAGLRMVPLRARRMRLEPAPRADRAWLRTTLDRISDGVSVALEPDGSLALTHG, encoded by the coding sequence GTGGGCGGCGGCGTCGTGACGCTGTTCCTGTGCGGTGACGTGATGCTCGGGCGCGGCGTCGACCAGATTCTGGCGCACCCCGGTGATCCGGCACTGCGGGAGGCGTACGTGGAGGACGCGCGGTCCTACGTCCGGCTGGCGGAGTCGGTGCACGGCCCGGTGCCCGCGCCCGTCGATCCGTCCTGGCCGTGGGGCGAGGCGCTGAGGGTACTGGACGAGGCCGCCCCGGACGCCCGGATCGTGAACCTGGAGACGTCGGTGACGTCCGGCGACACGTTCGCCCCGGACAAGGAGATCCACTACCGGATGCACCCGGCCAACCTGCCGGCCCTGGCCGTGGCCCGGCCCGATGTGACCGTCCTCGCCAACAACCACGTTTTGGACTTCGGCCGCCCGGGCCTGCTGGAGACCCTGGACGCGCTGGCCCGGGCGGGCCTGCGGACGGCGGGTGCGGGACGTGACGCCGGGCAGGCGTACGCGCCCGCCGCGGTCCTCCTCCCCGGCGGCCGCCGGCTGCTGGTCCTCGCCCTCGGGGCGCGGACCAGCGGCATCCCGTCCGGCTGGGCGGCGACGGCGGACCTGCCCGGTGTGGCGTACCTGCCCGAGCTCTCGCCCGCCACGGCCGACTCCGTGCTGCGGTACCTGAGGCGCGTGAGCCGAGCCGGTGACCTGACCGTCGTGTCCGTGCACTGGGGCACGAACTGGGGTTTCCGCGTGCCCCGGGAGCAGATCCGCTTCGCGCACGCCCTGGTGGACGGCGGGGTCGACGTCGTCCACGGCCACTCCTCGCACCACCCCCGCCCGCTGGAGGTGTACCGGGACCGGCTGATCCTGTACGGCTGCGGCGACTTCGTCGACGACTACGAGGGCATCACCGGCTACGAGGAGTACCGCGACGACCTGCGGCTCGCGTTCCTCGCCTCGGTCGAGGCGGACAGCGGCCGGCTGGCGGGGCTGCGCATGGTGCCGCTGCGGGCGCGCCGGATGCGCCTGGAGCCCGCGCCCCGGGCGGACCGCGCGTGGCTGCGGACGACACTCGACCGGATCAGCGACGGGGTGAGTGTGGCGCTGGAGCCGGACGGCTCGCTGGCGTTGACGCACGGATGA
- a CDS encoding sigma-70 family RNA polymerase sigma factor yields MSPLAEDRAADAREDRRAPVRTARLRNRIPEPDEEPDLLGQYLTQIAATPLLTAEDEVRLARRMQAGVRALEELEQADAGERDLTPERRGELEEAARGGQAAKDHMVRANLRLVVSMAKRHAHRGLPLLDVIQEGNLGLIRAVEKFDHTRGFKFSTYATWWIRQAIERGLAVHARTVRLPMHVVEQLQKVARIERRLQLDLGREPSVEEVARESGLAADRIGWLRRVGRQAVSLDTPVDETGETVVGDLIPHTEVLQAPEVAEYQALAEELREAVGTLGPREAMILSLRYGLHDGHTRTRDEVARRVGLTRERVRQLEKESLARLRAPENRERLVAWAG; encoded by the coding sequence ATGTCTCCCCTGGCAGAAGACCGCGCGGCGGATGCCCGGGAGGACCGCCGCGCCCCCGTCCGCACCGCACGGCTGCGCAACCGCATCCCCGAGCCCGACGAGGAACCCGACCTCCTGGGCCAGTACCTCACGCAGATCGCGGCGACGCCGCTGCTCACCGCGGAGGACGAGGTCCGGCTGGCCCGGCGGATGCAGGCCGGCGTGCGGGCGCTGGAGGAACTGGAACAGGCCGACGCCGGCGAGCGCGACCTCACGCCTGAGCGGCGCGGGGAGCTGGAGGAGGCCGCCCGGGGCGGGCAGGCCGCCAAGGACCACATGGTCCGGGCCAACCTCCGGCTCGTCGTGTCGATGGCCAAACGGCACGCCCACCGGGGGCTGCCCCTGCTGGACGTCATCCAGGAGGGCAATCTGGGGCTGATCCGAGCCGTGGAGAAGTTCGACCACACCAGGGGCTTCAAGTTTTCCACCTACGCGACCTGGTGGATCCGCCAGGCGATCGAGCGGGGCCTGGCCGTGCACGCGCGCACCGTACGGCTGCCGATGCACGTCGTCGAACAGCTCCAGAAGGTCGCCAGGATCGAACGGCGTCTGCAACTCGACCTGGGGCGTGAACCGAGCGTCGAGGAAGTGGCCCGGGAGAGCGGCCTCGCCGCCGACAGGATCGGCTGGCTGCGCCGCGTCGGCCGGCAGGCCGTCAGCCTGGACACGCCCGTGGACGAGACCGGCGAGACCGTGGTCGGCGACCTCATTCCCCACACCGAGGTGCTCCAGGCCCCGGAGGTGGCCGAGTACCAGGCCCTCGCCGAGGAACTGCGCGAGGCCGTCGGCACGCTCGGGCCCCGCGAGGCCATGATCCTCAGCCTCCGCTACGGCCTGCACGACGGCCACACCCGCACCCGTGACGAGGTCGCCCGCCGCGTCGGCCTGACCCGCGAGCGGGTACGCCAACTGGAGAAGGAGTCCCTCGCCCGGCTGCGGGCGCCCGAGAACCGGGAGCGGCTGGTGGCGTGGGCGGGCTGA
- a CDS encoding YbhB/YbcL family Raf kinase inhibitor-like protein translates to MTGIELRSDAFNDHSFIARRYAYEGPNVSPPLTWSGVPDDAAELVLLCEDPDAPSGTFTHWVVVGIDPHSDGVEAGHCPPGGTELVNGYGQRGWGGPHPPPGDDAHHYFFRLYALSQPCVLPEAPRADQVHEEVEKRRIAGGTLVGLYQR, encoded by the coding sequence ATGACCGGCATCGAACTGCGCAGCGACGCGTTCAACGACCACTCCTTCATCGCGCGCCGGTACGCGTACGAGGGACCGAACGTCTCTCCGCCGCTGACCTGGAGCGGCGTACCGGATGACGCGGCCGAACTGGTCCTGCTCTGCGAGGATCCCGACGCCCCGTCGGGCACCTTCACGCACTGGGTCGTGGTCGGCATCGACCCGCACAGCGACGGCGTCGAGGCCGGGCACTGCCCACCGGGCGGCACGGAACTCGTCAACGGCTACGGGCAGCGCGGCTGGGGCGGCCCGCACCCCCCGCCCGGGGACGACGCACACCACTACTTCTTCCGGCTCTACGCCCTGTCCCAACCGTGCGTCCTGCCCGAGGCGCCCCGCGCGGACCAGGTACACGAGGAGGTCGAGAAGCGCCGCATCGCGGGCGGCACGCTGGTGGGTCTCTACCAGCGCTGA
- a CDS encoding MFS transporter has protein sequence MAGRRSLGRRFGWLWGAYAVSAAGTWLAFDAFALIAVLALDAGPTQVSLLAAVGPAVGAAVSVPLGPWVEVRRKRPVMIATDLVRCAVLLSIPLAFALGRLSFGQLMLVSVAVAASDITFNAAAGAFLKELVPRRDLLLANGRFEATNWMASMVGPPLGGAAIGLFGPVTTVVADAVSYLLSAFGLRAIGGEEKHPVRPTSGAARPRAGDLLDGWRFILADPALRPLFFNTVLVNSLIMAASPPLMVLMVDHLRFAPWQYALAFAVPCTGGLLGSRLAPRLVTRFGRHRVMLTTGVLRACWSLGLAFVGPGTAGLALVMVVEFGLIACCAAFNPVFATYRLERAPADRVIRVLSAWSATGKATTAAVTALWGLLAHLTGPRTAIALAGVFLLFTPVLLPRRDQAPDTGPDPAPLALRDGG, from the coding sequence ATGGCGGGCAGGCGGTCGCTGGGGCGGCGGTTCGGGTGGCTGTGGGGGGCGTACGCGGTCAGCGCGGCCGGCACCTGGCTCGCGTTCGACGCGTTCGCGCTGATCGCGGTCCTGGCGCTGGACGCCGGACCGACGCAGGTGTCGCTGCTGGCGGCGGTGGGACCGGCGGTCGGCGCGGCGGTGTCGGTGCCGCTCGGGCCGTGGGTGGAGGTCCGCCGCAAACGGCCGGTGATGATCGCGACGGACCTGGTCCGGTGCGCGGTGCTGCTGAGCATCCCCCTGGCGTTCGCCCTGGGCCGGCTGAGCTTCGGCCAGCTGATGCTGGTGTCGGTGGCCGTCGCGGCGTCCGACATCACCTTCAACGCGGCGGCCGGGGCGTTCCTGAAGGAGTTGGTGCCACGGCGGGACCTGCTCCTCGCGAACGGGCGGTTCGAGGCGACGAACTGGATGGCCAGCATGGTCGGGCCGCCGCTGGGCGGGGCCGCGATCGGACTGTTCGGTCCGGTGACGACCGTGGTGGCCGACGCGGTGAGCTATCTGCTCTCGGCCTTCGGCCTCCGGGCGATCGGCGGCGAGGAGAAACACCCGGTGCGGCCCACGTCCGGCGCAGCCCGGCCCCGGGCGGGCGACCTGCTCGACGGCTGGCGCTTCATCCTGGCCGACCCGGCGCTGCGCCCGCTCTTCTTCAACACGGTCCTCGTCAACTCCCTGATCATGGCGGCGTCTCCGCCGCTCATGGTCCTGATGGTCGACCATCTGCGGTTCGCCCCCTGGCAGTACGCGCTCGCCTTCGCGGTGCCCTGCACGGGCGGCCTGCTCGGCTCACGCCTGGCACCACGGCTCGTCACGCGGTTCGGGCGGCACCGGGTCATGCTCACCACGGGGGTGCTGCGGGCGTGCTGGTCGCTCGGGCTGGCCTTCGTCGGCCCCGGTACGGCCGGACTGGCGCTGGTCATGGTGGTCGAGTTCGGGCTGATCGCCTGCTGCGCCGCGTTCAACCCGGTGTTCGCCACCTACCGCCTCGAACGGGCCCCCGCGGACCGGGTCATCCGCGTCCTGTCGGCCTGGTCGGCCACCGGCAAGGCCACCACAGCGGCCGTGACCGCCCTGTGGGGCCTGTTGGCCCACCTGACCGGCCCTCGTACGGCCATCGCCCTCGCCGGCGTCTTCCTCCTCTTCACCCCCGTCCTGCTCCCCCGCCGCGACCAGGCACCGGACACCGGCCCCGACCCGGCTCCCCTGGCGCTGCGGGACGGCGGCTGA
- a CDS encoding VOC family protein has protein sequence MSVEFNHTIVLSRDREKSARFLAEILDLEVGAPVGVFLPVTTANGVTLDFLTIDADIPMQHYAFLVSEDEFDEALARLVAARIPIQADPHGNHPRKINRHDGGRGVYFLDPAGHGLEIITRPYGTDPSSPLNGVMEDVPGAV, from the coding sequence GTGTCAGTCGAGTTCAATCACACCATCGTCCTGTCCCGTGATCGGGAGAAGTCCGCCCGTTTTCTGGCGGAGATCCTGGATCTGGAGGTCGGGGCACCGGTCGGGGTGTTCCTGCCGGTGACGACCGCCAACGGCGTCACGCTGGACTTCCTCACCATCGACGCCGACATCCCCATGCAGCACTATGCGTTCCTCGTCTCCGAGGACGAGTTCGACGAGGCCCTCGCCCGGCTCGTCGCGGCCCGGATCCCCATCCAGGCCGACCCGCACGGCAACCACCCGCGCAAGATCAACCGCCACGACGGCGGCCGGGGCGTGTACTTCCTCGACCCGGCGGGCCACGGCCTGGAGATCATCACCCGTCCGTACGGCACGGACCCGTCCTCGCCGCTGAACGGCGTCATGGAGGACGTGCCCGGGGCCGTCTGA
- a CDS encoding SH3 domain-containing protein, whose protein sequence is MSTRIFARAALVGAGALALLGPLTAGTAAASAAGEQGGARVMAAPYAVVPYETVNVRYGPGTSHGILATVPAGQPLGAYCWTRGQRITDNGYSNDVWVKLLEGFVSAVYLKGNEYGDLPASARC, encoded by the coding sequence ATGTCCACTCGCATTTTCGCCAGGGCCGCGCTCGTCGGCGCCGGGGCGCTCGCACTGCTCGGTCCGCTCACCGCCGGCACCGCGGCCGCGTCCGCCGCCGGCGAGCAGGGCGGCGCCCGCGTCATGGCCGCGCCGTATGCGGTCGTGCCGTACGAGACCGTCAACGTCCGCTACGGGCCGGGCACTTCCCACGGAATCCTCGCCACCGTTCCGGCGGGCCAGCCGCTCGGCGCCTACTGCTGGACCCGCGGCCAGCGCATCACCGACAACGGCTACTCCAACGACGTCTGGGTGAAGCTCCTCGAGGGCTTCGTCAGCGCCGTATACCTCAAGGGCAACGAGTACGGCGACCTGCCCGCCTCGGCGCGCTGCTGA
- a CDS encoding peptidase M23, whose amino-acid sequence MKRMISRTAMGLAVTALAVGGLATTAQAAPAVAGGGDPTLTDVYIWATDVNLRQEPTTNSPRLAVRSQWWADAICQKQGQTVHDPAVGTNNWWTAVMELSGSDVAWVNNLYIRGGQKIAGVPDC is encoded by the coding sequence ATGAAGCGAATGATCAGCCGCACCGCCATGGGCCTCGCCGTGACCGCGCTCGCCGTCGGCGGCCTCGCCACCACGGCCCAGGCGGCCCCGGCCGTCGCAGGCGGCGGCGACCCGACTCTCACCGACGTCTACATCTGGGCCACCGACGTCAACCTGCGCCAGGAACCGACCACCAACTCCCCGCGGCTCGCGGTCCGTTCGCAGTGGTGGGCGGACGCCATCTGCCAGAAGCAGGGCCAGACCGTGCACGACCCGGCCGTCGGTACGAACAACTGGTGGACCGCCGTCATGGAGCTGTCGGGCAGCGATGTCGCCTGGGTGAACAACCTGTACATCCGTGGCGGCCAGAAGATCGCCGGCGTCCCGGACTGCTGA
- a CDS encoding serine/threonine-protein kinase — MTRSDDVPDDLEIPGPPRLPEGFRIEGWEVGAVIGSGGWGTVYEARTVADGTPAAVKVLPTGALGPGQRAALDELVEREVRFSAEADHPHLVRTHAVCTVEAPDLPALDGAIALVMDRAEASLKDILDAAATGGPIDGADRVLRGVAAGLAHMHDAGWVHGDLKPANVLLGAGGQVWLADFGLATELDGTHAHLPPLGTLDHLPPEWWSQRTGTQGAVVRPTADIWAFGVLAHQVLTGGLHPFPGATARARSLAAQSYARGTAPLRLDAGPDEGMRRLIADCLAPDHATRLPHTARGVAGRVEDLTGGPRRRRRLVPAVAAGLVVLTAAALAGAALLGGGGDTRDDDRERGTPAAVTGARSPVSGEIPEDSDVPEALRPVIARAAHRCTDEEITPALLAALLKAESGFDANAARPESDEYGIAMWTPSVFRAWAVDGDGDGDKDHMSPPDAIATMSLYVCWLDQRFKQAGLPKKDLPALVAAGYRTSDRTIIEEGGVPARVRPHVDEVLGYLAEYER; from the coding sequence ATGACCAGATCCGACGACGTCCCGGACGACCTGGAGATACCCGGACCGCCCCGCCTCCCGGAGGGTTTCCGGATCGAGGGCTGGGAGGTGGGCGCGGTCATCGGCTCCGGCGGCTGGGGGACCGTGTACGAGGCCCGTACCGTCGCCGACGGCACGCCCGCGGCCGTGAAGGTGCTCCCGACCGGCGCCCTGGGGCCCGGGCAGCGCGCCGCGCTCGATGAACTCGTGGAGCGCGAGGTCCGGTTCAGCGCCGAGGCAGATCATCCCCACCTCGTGCGGACCCACGCCGTGTGCACCGTCGAGGCACCGGACCTGCCCGCCCTGGACGGTGCCATCGCGCTGGTCATGGACCGTGCCGAGGCCAGCCTGAAGGACATCCTGGACGCCGCCGCCACCGGCGGTCCGATCGACGGCGCCGACCGCGTCCTGCGCGGGGTCGCCGCCGGACTGGCCCACATGCACGACGCCGGCTGGGTGCACGGCGATCTCAAACCCGCCAACGTTCTGCTGGGCGCGGGCGGGCAGGTGTGGCTGGCGGACTTCGGGCTGGCCACCGAACTCGACGGTACCCACGCCCATCTTCCGCCGCTCGGCACCCTCGACCACCTGCCGCCCGAGTGGTGGTCCCAGCGCACCGGCACCCAGGGCGCCGTCGTCCGGCCCACCGCCGACATCTGGGCCTTCGGCGTCCTCGCCCACCAGGTGCTCACCGGCGGACTCCACCCCTTCCCGGGCGCGACGGCCCGGGCCCGCTCCCTCGCCGCCCAGTCCTACGCACGCGGCACCGCACCCCTGCGGCTCGACGCCGGCCCCGACGAGGGCATGCGTCGGCTGATCGCCGACTGCCTGGCGCCGGACCACGCCACCCGGCTCCCGCACACGGCCCGTGGCGTCGCCGGCCGCGTCGAGGACCTCACCGGTGGTCCGCGCCGCCGGCGACGCCTGGTGCCGGCCGTGGCGGCCGGGCTCGTCGTCCTGACCGCCGCCGCACTCGCCGGGGCGGCACTCCTCGGCGGGGGCGGCGACACCCGGGACGACGACCGGGAGCGCGGCACGCCCGCCGCCGTCACCGGCGCGCGGAGCCCGGTGTCCGGTGAGATCCCGGAGGACTCCGACGTACCCGAGGCGCTGCGCCCCGTCATCGCCCGCGCCGCCCACCGCTGCACCGACGAGGAGATCACCCCCGCCCTGCTCGCCGCGCTGCTCAAGGCCGAGAGCGGCTTCGACGCGAACGCCGCCCGCCCGGAGAGCGACGAGTACGGCATCGCGATGTGGACGCCGTCGGTGTTCCGGGCCTGGGCCGTGGACGGGGACGGGGACGGCGACAAGGACCACATGTCGCCGCCGGACGCGATCGCCACCATGAGCCTGTACGTGTGCTGGCTCGACCAGCGCTTCAAACAGGCGGGTCTGCCGAAGAAGGACCTGCCCGCGCTGGTCGCGGCCGGCTACCGCACCAGTGACCGCACGATCATCGAGGAGGGAGGCGTCCCCGCACGGGTACGCCCGCACGTGGACGAGGTGCTGGGCTATCTCGCCGAGTACGAGCGCTGA
- a CDS encoding serine/threonine protein kinase has product METIIVQLPGPAQWGSDETGRPDLVHLGPGDIADFGRGTPGGAGVRIVLTDPGISRRAGQLEAAGDYWRLSNFSRSVSYVVENLEGAGEYLTVAPGRLGAPVPFEFSRVVLPALSGTAAFKVFAPQHAYLGERSAPGGGEQTVHPFALDPTSKYFLVLVALCEPRLRDPSDSALPGVGQIVERLRPLESCRDLTRSAVNYHIDYLAFAKLRLDFGEETATGADGGRTGAKRSRLASVALRFGLVREEHLSLLPSRGAGRLTPQEAGA; this is encoded by the coding sequence GTGGAAACCATCATCGTGCAGTTGCCGGGGCCCGCACAGTGGGGTTCGGACGAGACGGGCAGGCCCGACCTGGTCCATCTGGGGCCCGGGGACATCGCCGACTTCGGCCGCGGCACGCCCGGCGGCGCGGGGGTGCGCATCGTGCTGACCGACCCCGGGATCTCGCGCCGGGCCGGGCAGCTGGAGGCGGCCGGTGACTACTGGCGGCTGTCCAACTTCAGCCGGAGCGTGTCGTACGTCGTGGAGAATTTGGAGGGAGCCGGCGAGTACCTGACCGTCGCCCCGGGGCGGCTCGGCGCGCCGGTGCCGTTCGAGTTCTCGCGCGTGGTGCTCCCGGCCCTGTCCGGCACCGCGGCCTTCAAGGTGTTCGCACCCCAGCACGCCTACCTCGGTGAGCGGTCCGCGCCGGGCGGCGGGGAACAGACCGTCCACCCCTTCGCCCTGGACCCGACGTCGAAGTACTTCCTCGTGCTGGTGGCCCTGTGCGAACCCCGGCTGCGCGACCCCTCCGACTCGGCGCTGCCCGGGGTCGGCCAGATCGTGGAGCGGCTGCGGCCGCTGGAGTCCTGCCGGGACCTGACCCGCTCCGCGGTCAACTACCACATCGACTACCTGGCCTTCGCCAAACTGCGCCTCGATTTCGGCGAGGAGACCGCGACCGGTGCCGACGGCGGCCGCACCGGAGCCAAGCGCTCCCGGCTCGCCTCCGTCGCCCTGCGCTTCGGCCTGGTACGCGAAGAGCACCTCAGCCTGCTGCCGTCCCGCGGCGCCGGTCGGCTCACGCCGCAGGAGGCCGGCGCATGA